GGACCGGTGAATCCGATAAGCGCCCTGGGTTCGGCCAGGATGATATCGCCCAATCCGGCGAAACTGGCCATCACGCCGGCCATGGTCGGATTGGTTAATATTGAGATATAAGCCACGCCGGCATCGTGCAAACGGGCCAGGGCAGCCGAGGTCTTGGCCATCTGCATCAGGGAGATGCAACCCTCATACATCCGGGCGCCGCCGCCGGAGCCGGATACGAATATAAACGGAATCTTGAGTTCCATGGACTTTTCCGCGGCCCGGGCGAATTTCTCGCCTACCACCGAGCCCATCGAACCCATAATAAAACGGGAATCGGTCACGCCGAACATCACGTCTATGCCGTTGATTTTACCCTTGCCGACTATAACCGCGTCATTCATGCCCGTGGCCTTCTGGTCTTCGGCAACCTTATCCTTATAGGTGGACAGGGCCTTAAAACCGAGCGGGTCTTTGGAAACCATATCAGTCCAGTATTCCTCAAAGCTTCCCTTATCCATGGTTAGGGCGACGCGTTCCCGGGCGGTGATGGAGAAATGGTAATGGCATTCCGGGCAGACATTGAGCAGTTCCTTGACCTCGTTCTTGCGGACCAGGTTCTTGCAACCATCGCACTTGGTCCACTGGCCGTCCGGCATCTCCTTCTGGCGCTGGAGCACGAACTTCTTAAGGTTTCCCCATCCTTCAGACATAGTTAGTGTTCTCCTTTATTGGTAAATTAATTTATGTAGTGTATCAAACACCAATGACCGGGTCAAGAGAAATCCTGATAAATAATTACTTGACCCTGGCAGGACGGGCTGATATATAAAGGGCTAATATGCCAAAAAAGCCAAATGTTAGATTTGTCAGTTTGGGATGTCCCAAGAATCTGGTGGATTCTGAGGTGATGTTAGGCCATTTGACCGGCGCCGGTTATCGGATATGTCCGGACAACCAGTTAAATCAGGCCCAAAGCGACCTGTTTATGGTCAATACCTGTTGTTTTATCAACGAGGCCGAGCAGGAGTCGCGGGATATCATTGGACAGGCCATAGATATCAGGGATAAATTCCGCAAAGCGCATCCGGGCCGGAGCGGTTATAAGATAGTGGTCAGCGGATGCCTGGCCCAGCGGTATGCCGACCGTTTGAATAATGATTTTAAAGGACAGATTGACGGCATTATCGGGATATCCGAACGGGATAAGGTTATTGACCTATGCGATGGTTTGGTGAATAATGGGCATAGTAAAAATACCGTGTACCGGGCTAAGCCCAATACCGGATGCCGGACCGATGGTCAACGTCTGAGAATCACGCCGGCGCATTATGCCTATCTGCGGATAGCCGAGGGGTGCGACAACCGATGCAGTTATTGCGTGATTCCGGCGTTGCACGGCGCGTATCGCAGTAAGCCACTGGATAAGGTGATAGCCGAGGCATCATCATTGGTAGCAGGCGGGGCCATGGAGATTAATCTGATTGCCCAGGACATTTCTTCTTACGGCAAGGACATCGGCAGTTCCCTGCCAAAGTTGCTTGAGAAACTGTCCGGCATCAAAGGCCTAAAATGGATTCGGCTGTTATATACCCATCCG
This sequence is a window from Planctomycetota bacterium. Protein-coding genes within it:
- a CDS encoding acetyl-CoA carboxylase carboxyltransferase subunit beta, which gives rise to MSEGWGNLKKFVLQRQKEMPDGQWTKCDGCKNLVRKNEVKELLNVCPECHYHFSITARERVALTMDKGSFEEYWTDMVSKDPLGFKALSTYKDKVAEDQKATGMNDAVIVGKGKINGIDVMFGVTDSRFIMGSMGSVVGEKFARAAEKSMELKIPFIFVSGSGGGARMYEGCISLMQMAKTSAALARLHDAGVAYISILTNPTMAGVMASFAGLGDIILAEPRALIGFTGPRVIAQTIGKELPEGFQTSEFMLQHGLVDRVIDRKNMKAELAKMLEYLV
- the rimO gene encoding 30S ribosomal protein S12 methylthiotransferase RimO, giving the protein MPKKPNVRFVSLGCPKNLVDSEVMLGHLTGAGYRICPDNQLNQAQSDLFMVNTCCFINEAEQESRDIIGQAIDIRDKFRKAHPGRSGYKIVVSGCLAQRYADRLNNDFKGQIDGIIGISERDKVIDLCDGLVNNGHSKNTVYRAKPNTGCRTDGQRLRITPAHYAYLRIAEGCDNRCSYCVIPALHGAYRSKPLDKVIAEASSLVAGGAMEINLIAQDISSYGKDIGSSLPKLLEKLSGIKGLKWIRLLYTHPAHFTDELIYAIRDIDKVVKYVDLPIQHISDRMLASMGRHTTSARVRRLIDKIRQEIPGVFIRTSVIVGFPGETAQDFRELMNFIKDTEFERLGAFEYSREKDTLAYKMAHQVPAKIKKQRLDKVMLLQQGIAFRQNQALKGKLMDAIIDKSGKNGFYLGRIYGDAPDVDGNIIIKPKTKLSAGDIVNIKVTGSKGYDLKGELADEHTK